In Candidatus Defluviibacterium haderslevense, the following are encoded in one genomic region:
- the recN gene encoding DNA repair protein RecN, whose protein sequence is MLTQLHIKNYAIIDTLDIQWPPDFIAITGETGAGKSIMIGALQFVLGARTDAKVLRNAEEKCVVEVCFDIPLSLQEKITASIDIDDPKQIIIRREILPNGKSRTFINDTPALVTDINQIAPMLISIHQQFDHLDIIDPIFQLNSLDAFAELQTEVKKYQTQFKQYEQLKRNKKELQELHIKAQQEQDFLQFQWEELQQIDLKENEFGTLEEELKIASKSEEILNQTNHASTILNNEKGVIDSVQDILQLLRSVRINPIVNTLYDRLELIQTEIKDIALELESISEHIDTDPKKLLALQQRFDLIIRLMKKHRVQSDHELIQFKHEIESKLNSISHGEDQINQLDVEIKAIHQELKSQALNISKTRKQKSLELVKRTSPLLRLLGMEFAQFDIKFEETTELNQLGIDAIEFQFTSNKGSSPKALKNQASGGEISRLNLVIKSLVAQKAELPTMIFDEIDTGVSGQVALQMGNILRDMSVHHQVITITHSPQVASRAKHHFFVYKDSTSKLTNTKLKKLEADERYVEIAKMLSGDPPSSAALINAKELIQL, encoded by the coding sequence ATGTTAACACAACTCCACATAAAAAATTACGCCATTATAGATACATTGGACATCCAATGGCCACCAGATTTTATTGCTATCACCGGTGAGACCGGAGCCGGAAAATCTATAATGATTGGTGCTTTACAATTCGTATTGGGAGCGAGAACAGATGCAAAGGTGTTGCGTAATGCAGAAGAAAAATGTGTTGTAGAAGTTTGTTTTGACATTCCACTAAGCTTGCAGGAAAAAATTACTGCCAGCATTGATATCGATGATCCTAAACAAATTATCATTCGACGGGAAATTTTACCCAATGGGAAATCTAGAACTTTTATTAATGATACACCCGCATTAGTAACTGACATAAATCAAATAGCTCCCATGTTGATTTCCATTCATCAACAATTTGATCATTTAGATATTATTGATCCTATATTTCAATTAAATTCATTGGATGCATTTGCAGAATTGCAAACGGAAGTAAAAAAGTATCAAACTCAATTTAAACAATACGAACAATTAAAACGCAATAAAAAAGAACTTCAGGAACTGCATATCAAGGCACAACAAGAGCAAGATTTTTTGCAATTTCAATGGGAAGAATTACAACAAATAGATCTTAAAGAAAATGAATTCGGTACTCTTGAAGAAGAACTTAAAATAGCTTCCAAGTCCGAAGAAATTCTTAATCAAACCAACCATGCTTCGACCATCTTAAATAATGAAAAAGGCGTAATAGATTCTGTACAGGATATTTTACAATTATTAAGATCCGTTCGAATAAATCCCATTGTAAATACCTTGTACGATAGACTGGAACTGATTCAAACTGAAATAAAAGATATAGCATTAGAATTAGAATCTATATCCGAACACATTGATACCGATCCAAAGAAATTACTTGCCCTTCAACAACGATTTGATCTGATCATCCGTTTGATGAAAAAACATCGGGTTCAGTCCGATCACGAACTCATTCAATTTAAACATGAGATAGAATCCAAACTCAATTCCATTTCTCATGGTGAAGATCAAATCAATCAATTGGATGTTGAAATTAAAGCAATACACCAAGAACTAAAGTCACAAGCTTTAAATATTTCTAAGACTAGAAAACAAAAATCCTTAGAATTGGTAAAGCGAACTTCTCCATTATTAAGATTACTCGGAATGGAATTTGCCCAATTTGATATTAAATTTGAAGAGACAACGGAACTCAATCAATTAGGTATAGATGCTATCGAATTTCAATTTACATCTAATAAAGGTAGTTCACCAAAAGCTTTAAAAAATCAAGCTTCAGGAGGTGAGATCTCTAGACTTAATTTGGTCATTAAATCTTTGGTTGCCCAAAAAGCAGAATTACCTACTATGATTTTTGACGAGATAGATACCGGAGTATCTGGACAAGTTGCTTTACAAATGGGAAATATTTTAAGAGACATGTCAGTACATCATCAGGTCATAACGATTACCCATTCTCCACAAGTTGCATCCAGAGCCAAGCACCATTTCTTTGTTTACAAAGACTCCACTTCAAAACTCACAAATACCAAATTAAAAAAATTAGAAGCTGACGAACGATATGTGGAGATAGCCAAAATGCTAAGTGGTGATCCGCCGAGTTCGGCAGCATTAATCAATGCTAAAGAACTTATTCAATTATAA
- the yaaA gene encoding peroxide stress protein YaaA, which yields MICLISPSKDLNYKDPFPITSSEIPRLWEQSWPIVEVLKKKKSKDLQKLMDISVKLADENVSRNQAFNQTFDANNSRPALFAFSGDVYRGIDAYHMKSNELDYCQDHVRILSGLYGLLRPNDLIQAYRLEMGTTLNVKRKPNLYKYWGNQITDLLNDDINANSAPFVVNLASNEYFHAIQPKHVVAPIVNIHFRELRAGKLIFVSYTAKVARGLMIKHLAQMKASTIKHVKSFNLDHYSYDESKSTDTDLFFIR from the coding sequence ATGATTTGTTTGATTTCGCCCTCTAAAGATCTGAATTACAAAGATCCTTTTCCTATTACATCCAGTGAAATTCCTAGATTGTGGGAACAGTCATGGCCGATCGTGGAGGTGTTAAAGAAAAAGAAGTCCAAGGATCTTCAAAAACTGATGGATATTTCTGTTAAATTAGCGGACGAGAATGTATCTAGAAATCAGGCATTCAATCAGACATTTGATGCTAATAATTCCAGACCCGCTCTATTTGCTTTTTCAGGTGATGTATATCGCGGAATTGATGCCTATCACATGAAATCGAACGAATTGGATTATTGTCAGGATCATGTGCGCATCTTATCCGGATTATATGGTCTGCTAAGACCCAACGATTTAATTCAAGCCTATAGATTGGAAATGGGAACCACTTTAAATGTCAAACGAAAACCCAATTTATATAAATACTGGGGCAATCAAATTACTGATTTGTTGAATGATGATATTAATGCAAATTCAGCTCCTTTTGTAGTCAACCTCGCTTCCAATGAATACTTTCATGCCATTCAACCCAAACATGTTGTCGCGCCAATAGTCAATATACACTTTAGAGAACTTAGAGCCGGTAAGCTTATTTTTGTATCATACACCGCTAAAGTTGCCCGTGGACTAATGATCAAACATTTGGCTCAAATGAAGGCTTCAACCATCAAACATGTGAAATCATTCAATCTGGATCATTATTCTTACGATGAATCCAAATCAACAGACACAGATTTATTTTTTATTCGCTAA
- a CDS encoding penicillin acylase family protein, whose protein sequence is MKIIKCFIPILLSILWIYFLQKPIIVGDNAIPPLGKFMSPFTGFWQNVRATKSIQNTVLNQMHKEGSILFDDRMVPHIFAQSTGDAYFMQGYVHAMHRLWQMDFSTRAAEGRISEIIGSKALNFDRNKRRKGLAESAKQSIEVWKKFPEAYKLVEAYCDGVNYYIQHLDYKDLPIEYKLMNFEPELWTPYRSSLFHKNMAEVLCGRDQDIEMTNAKTFFGADFDLLFPEYDPFSDPVIPKGTKWDFNVDSLINQVENSNQDLGFIPIQRTIQDPGLGSNNWAVGPSKSVSGNPILCNDPHLNLSLPSIWYEQQIVTPDRNVYGVTFPGIPGVIIGFNKDIAWGITNGGWDVMDWYQIKWKDESMTSYFYNNEWKNTEYRIERIKVKGQQDVLDTVPLTVWGPVVYNQISHAKYGLAMHWIIQDPSAYCEMDVFDLLNQGKNVGDYRNAIQKFPYPAQNFAFISKTGDIALTVQGKMPIKVNQQGRFVMDGTKKENAWHGFVPLSSTPHTINPIRGFVSSANQKSTDRGFPVYYNDGDFRDYRGTMINRYLSEKKLWNVDDMKALQYNAYSLRAETALPSLLKYLDTTPMNIVNQQVYHELKSWNYMYDSNAVAPVYFDLWMDIFHRLVWDEISQDTLKKYTAMPSDQTTIRLMKEQVNLKYFDILSSPGKESLSDVVRISYDSLLNQLQDKLLLTKKWADYKHASIDHMARIPAFGIPFVSTSGSKDIINAHARTFGPSWRMIVELTKDGPHAYGIYPGGQDGRPGSPYYRSMVSDWSQGKYNSLNYANTIHDLTPLITYEFKK, encoded by the coding sequence ATGAAAATCATTAAATGTTTTATACCCATTCTTCTCTCTATACTTTGGATTTATTTTTTACAAAAACCAATTATTGTTGGGGATAATGCCATTCCTCCTTTAGGAAAATTCATGTCACCTTTTACAGGATTTTGGCAGAATGTAAGGGCTACTAAAAGTATTCAAAATACAGTGTTAAACCAAATGCATAAAGAAGGAAGTATCTTATTTGATGATCGAATGGTGCCCCATATTTTTGCTCAGTCCACAGGAGATGCTTATTTTATGCAAGGGTATGTTCATGCCATGCATCGCTTATGGCAAATGGACTTTTCTACTCGTGCTGCAGAGGGAAGGATCAGCGAAATCATTGGGAGTAAGGCTCTGAATTTTGATAGGAACAAACGAAGAAAGGGTTTGGCGGAATCCGCAAAACAAAGTATAGAAGTTTGGAAAAAATTTCCAGAGGCGTATAAACTGGTAGAAGCCTATTGCGATGGGGTTAATTATTATATTCAACATTTAGATTACAAAGATCTGCCCATCGAATATAAATTGATGAATTTCGAACCCGAATTATGGACACCATATCGATCTTCCCTGTTTCATAAAAACATGGCTGAAGTTTTATGTGGACGAGATCAGGATATTGAAATGACGAATGCAAAAACTTTTTTTGGTGCTGATTTTGATTTATTATTTCCTGAATATGATCCATTCTCTGATCCAGTGATTCCCAAAGGAACGAAATGGGATTTTAATGTAGACTCATTGATAAATCAGGTAGAGAATTCGAATCAAGACTTAGGTTTTATTCCCATTCAAAGGACCATTCAGGATCCAGGCCTTGGATCCAATAATTGGGCAGTGGGTCCTTCTAAATCTGTTAGCGGAAATCCTATATTGTGTAATGATCCACACCTGAATTTAAGTCTTCCAAGTATTTGGTATGAACAACAAATTGTCACACCTGATCGCAATGTTTATGGGGTTACTTTTCCAGGTATTCCGGGTGTAATTATTGGATTCAATAAAGATATAGCATGGGGAATTACCAATGGTGGCTGGGATGTTATGGATTGGTATCAAATTAAATGGAAAGATGAATCCATGACATCGTATTTTTATAACAATGAATGGAAGAATACTGAATATCGCATCGAACGAATAAAAGTCAAAGGACAACAAGATGTATTAGATACTGTGCCTTTGACGGTTTGGGGTCCTGTCGTTTACAATCAGATTTCGCATGCTAAATATGGTTTGGCCATGCACTGGATTATCCAGGACCCTTCAGCCTATTGCGAAATGGATGTTTTTGATTTATTGAATCAGGGAAAAAATGTAGGTGATTATAGAAATGCCATTCAAAAATTTCCTTATCCAGCTCAAAATTTCGCTTTTATTAGCAAGACTGGAGATATTGCATTAACCGTTCAAGGTAAGATGCCTATTAAAGTAAATCAACAGGGTCGATTCGTTATGGATGGCACAAAAAAAGAAAATGCATGGCATGGTTTTGTTCCACTTTCATCTACACCTCATACGATAAATCCTATTCGGGGATTTGTTTCTTCAGCGAATCAAAAATCAACAGATCGTGGTTTTCCGGTGTATTACAATGATGGTGATTTTAGAGATTATAGAGGAACCATGATCAATCGGTATCTCAGTGAAAAAAAATTATGGAATGTGGATGATATGAAAGCTTTACAATATAATGCATATAGTTTAAGAGCGGAAACAGCCTTGCCATCATTATTGAAATATTTGGATACCACCCCTATGAATATTGTGAATCAACAAGTGTATCATGAATTGAAATCATGGAATTACATGTATGATTCAAACGCTGTCGCTCCAGTTTATTTTGATCTATGGATGGATATATTTCATCGTTTGGTATGGGATGAAATAAGTCAGGATACTTTAAAGAAATACACAGCAATGCCTTCAGATCAAACGACCATAAGGCTGATGAAGGAACAAGTGAATTTAAAATATTTTGATATCTTATCAAGTCCCGGAAAGGAAAGTTTATCAGATGTAGTAAGGATATCCTATGATAGTTTATTAAATCAGTTACAAGATAAATTATTGTTAACTAAAAAATGGGCTGATTACAAACATGCGTCCATAGATCATATGGCCAGAATTCCTGCATTTGGAATTCCGTTTGTTTCGACTTCAGGATCCAAAGATATTATTAATGCACATGCCAGAACATTTGGTCCTTCATGGCGTATGATCGTTGAGTTGACAAAAGATGGACCTCATGCCTATGGTATTTATCCAGGTGGCCAGGATGGACGTCCAGGCAGTCCCTATTATCGAAGCATGGTGTCGGATTGGAGTCAGGGAAAATATAATTCGTTGAATTATGCTAACACGATTCATGATCTCACGCCACTTATTACTTATGAATTTAAAAAATAG
- a CDS encoding choice-of-anchor B family protein, with the protein MKFLVALFVISIHLPLYCQPVKMKLLGHWRDSLIPGSSAHNNAFNEAWGVWNKGREYGIIGSTLGIHFIDVTDPTHPKEVARVLGGTSNASVIHRDYDDYQCYLYAVCDEGDKSSLQIMDFSQLPDTVITVYDSKKLLIRSHNIFLDIPKGRLYSCAEKAENGYYALSIYDLKNPTNPILLGHFNQFGDIKASHVHDAYVRNDTAYLNCGNDGFAIMNFSDINNPVALFTLKPNEYKQSGYNHSGWLTPDGKTYVMADENHGSPVKILDLNDFSNIKVISTLPIENDNIAIPHNPLVSCQYAYVAYYYDGLQVYDISNPKHPIKSYYYPTSTETNDLRYKGAWGTYPYLPSGNIIVADMQNGMFVLEGIEKPCNVIKSCAQAVSNHHIQHFELTIIPNPSKEYIEISWEAASEVHSYQILKIDGTTVLESSTITQGTIRKKIDVSHYLPGLYLVRVVNNYGSSIHKIIIGN; encoded by the coding sequence ATGAAATTCTTAGTCGCACTGTTTGTTATTAGTATTCATTTACCACTGTATTGCCAGCCAGTCAAAATGAAATTATTGGGTCATTGGAGAGATTCTCTGATTCCAGGATCATCGGCTCATAACAATGCTTTTAATGAAGCATGGGGCGTATGGAACAAAGGCAGAGAATATGGTATTATTGGTTCGACATTAGGCATACATTTTATTGATGTTACAGATCCTACTCATCCTAAAGAAGTGGCAAGAGTTTTAGGGGGCACGAGTAATGCAAGTGTTATTCATCGCGATTATGATGATTACCAATGTTACCTTTATGCTGTGTGTGACGAAGGTGATAAGAGCTCATTACAGATTATGGATTTTAGCCAATTGCCAGATACAGTCATTACAGTTTATGATTCTAAAAAGCTTTTGATTAGATCCCATAATATTTTTTTAGATATTCCAAAAGGAAGATTGTATTCCTGTGCAGAAAAAGCTGAGAATGGATATTATGCATTGAGTATTTATGATTTAAAGAATCCAACCAATCCTATATTATTAGGACATTTTAATCAATTTGGTGATATTAAAGCAAGCCATGTTCATGATGCGTATGTTAGAAATGACACGGCCTATTTAAATTGTGGGAATGATGGATTTGCTATTATGAATTTTAGTGATATTAATAATCCGGTTGCACTTTTTACACTCAAACCTAATGAATATAAACAATCAGGATACAATCATTCAGGATGGTTAACTCCAGATGGAAAAACTTATGTAATGGCTGATGAAAATCATGGTTCTCCTGTTAAGATTTTGGACTTAAATGATTTTTCAAATATAAAAGTAATTTCAACTTTACCCATTGAAAATGATAACATTGCCATACCGCACAATCCATTAGTTAGTTGTCAATATGCTTATGTTGCCTATTATTATGATGGTTTACAAGTTTATGATATTTCTAATCCAAAACATCCTATAAAATCATATTATTATCCGACTTCAACAGAGACTAACGATTTAAGATACAAAGGAGCGTGGGGCACTTATCCCTATTTACCTTCTGGAAATATTATCGTTGCAGATATGCAAAACGGAATGTTCGTTTTGGAAGGAATAGAAAAGCCTTGTAATGTCATCAAATCATGTGCACAAGCAGTTTCGAATCATCATATACAACACTTTGAACTTACCATAATTCCAAATCCTTCTAAAGAATATATTGAAATATCATGGGAAGCGGCATCCGAAGTCCATTCATATCAGATATTAAAAATAGATGGAACAACTGTACTTGAATCTTCAACGATTACTCAGGGAACTATAAGAAAAAAAATTGATGTATCGCATTATTTACCTGGTCTATATTTAGTTCGAGTAGTCAATAATTATGGCAGCTCAATCCACAAAATAATTATAGGAAATTAA
- a CDS encoding SDR family oxidoreductase produces the protein MSNQLLAGKRGIIFGALDEQSIAWHVAKKCVEQGAKITLTNAPVAMRFGKIFDLAKELNVEVIPADATLVEDLEQLLTKSMEATGGKLDFILHSIGMSLNVRKGRPYTDLNYEFMQKSFDISAISFHKLMQTALKLDAINEWGSMLALTYIASQRVFPDYNEMAESKSLLESFARSFGYHFGTLKHVRVNTISQSPTMTTAGSGIKGFQEFFDYADKMSPLGNASADACADYCVVMFSDLTRMVTMQNLYHDGGFSSMGMNPAVLNL, from the coding sequence ATGTCAAATCAATTATTAGCAGGAAAAAGAGGCATTATTTTTGGTGCATTAGATGAACAATCTATAGCATGGCACGTCGCTAAAAAGTGTGTGGAACAGGGAGCTAAAATAACATTAACCAATGCGCCTGTCGCTATGCGTTTTGGTAAAATATTTGATTTGGCTAAAGAATTAAATGTTGAAGTTATCCCAGCAGATGCGACACTGGTTGAAGATTTAGAACAACTCCTCACAAAATCTATGGAAGCCACTGGTGGTAAATTAGATTTTATACTTCACTCCATAGGGATGTCTCTTAATGTTAGAAAAGGCAGACCCTACACGGATCTTAATTATGAATTCATGCAAAAGTCATTTGACATATCTGCAATTTCATTTCATAAATTAATGCAGACGGCACTTAAATTAGATGCGATCAATGAATGGGGATCTATGTTGGCACTTACATATATTGCTTCCCAGCGTGTATTTCCAGATTATAACGAAATGGCAGAATCCAAATCATTGTTAGAATCATTTGCTAGAAGTTTTGGCTACCATTTCGGAACACTTAAACATGTACGTGTGAATACGATATCGCAATCTCCAACCATGACTACTGCCGGATCCGGAATAAAAGGATTTCAGGAATTCTTCGATTATGCGGATAAAATGAGTCCATTAGGTAATGCAAGTGCCGATGCTTGTGCGGATTATTGTGTAGTGATGTTTTCAGATCTCACCAGAATGGTGACCATGCAAAATTTATATCACGATGGTGGATTTTCATCTATGGGAATGAATCCTGCAGTTTTAAACCTTTAA
- a CDS encoding ATP-binding cassette domain-containing protein, protein MLSVDNVSLRYGKKILFEDVNIKFTPGNCYGIIGANGAGKTTFIKILSGELDSQTGHVSLGPGERLAVLNQNQSAFDDYQALTTVIMGHKKLYELIQEKDAIYAKENFSDADGIRASELESEFAEMNGWNAEYEAAELLSGMGVTEDKHYVYMKDLESNDKVRVLLAQALFGNPDILLLDEPTNNLSIDAVMWLEQFLANFKNTVIVVSHDRHFLDQVCTHVADIDFNKIRLFAGNYSFWYQTSQLASRQRSDSNKKIEEKRKELMEFIARFSANASKSKQATSRQKHLEKLTIDDIQPSTRRYPGIMFKQDREAGDQILKIEQLSYVKEGITWFKDVSFSVNKGDKIALISKDPMSITVFFEMLFGHIPPSTGEVQWGITITSSYFPKDNSAFFDNEDNLVDWLRQYSTEKDENYIRGFLGRMLFSGDDVFKKCKVLSGGEKVRCMLSRMMLTNANFLVLDDPTNHLDMESITALNNGLIDFKGMMMFYSHDYEFNNTTANRIIELTPKGILDKNMSYEEYLADSRVKEQLKELYG, encoded by the coding sequence ATGCTTTCAGTAGATAATGTATCACTCCGTTACGGAAAAAAAATTTTATTCGAAGATGTAAATATAAAATTTACACCAGGGAATTGTTACGGAATTATAGGTGCCAATGGAGCCGGAAAAACGACTTTTATTAAAATTTTATCCGGAGAACTGGATTCACAAACCGGGCATGTATCCTTAGGTCCTGGAGAACGTTTGGCGGTTTTGAATCAGAATCAATCAGCTTTTGATGATTACCAAGCACTGACAACAGTCATCATGGGTCATAAAAAATTATATGAATTAATTCAGGAAAAGGACGCCATATATGCTAAAGAAAATTTTTCTGATGCTGATGGGATTCGAGCATCAGAACTGGAAAGTGAATTTGCTGAAATGAATGGTTGGAATGCTGAATATGAAGCAGCTGAATTGTTGAGTGGTATGGGTGTGACAGAAGATAAACATTATGTTTATATGAAAGATTTGGAAAGTAATGATAAAGTTCGTGTATTATTAGCACAGGCTTTATTCGGAAATCCAGATATTCTACTCCTTGATGAGCCTACTAACAATTTAAGTATTGATGCAGTGATGTGGCTTGAACAATTTTTAGCCAATTTTAAAAATACGGTTATTGTAGTATCACATGATAGGCACTTTTTAGATCAAGTGTGTACTCATGTTGCAGACATTGATTTTAATAAAATAAGATTGTTTGCAGGAAACTATTCTTTCTGGTATCAGACCAGTCAATTAGCTTCCAGGCAGAGATCAGATAGCAATAAAAAGATTGAAGAAAAGCGTAAAGAACTCATGGAATTTATTGCACGATTTAGTGCTAATGCTTCCAAATCCAAACAAGCTACTTCAAGACAAAAACATCTCGAAAAATTAACCATAGATGATATCCAACCATCTACAAGGAGGTATCCGGGTATTATGTTTAAACAAGATCGTGAAGCAGGAGACCAAATTTTAAAGATAGAACAATTGTCCTATGTTAAAGAGGGTATCACCTGGTTTAAAGATGTGAGTTTCTCTGTAAATAAAGGTGATAAAATAGCATTGATCTCTAAAGACCCTATGAGCATTACTGTTTTTTTTGAAATGCTCTTCGGACATATCCCACCATCAACAGGTGAAGTTCAATGGGGAATTACGATCACTTCATCCTATTTTCCAAAAGACAATAGCGCCTTTTTTGACAATGAAGATAATCTTGTAGATTGGTTAAGACAGTATTCCACAGAAAAAGACGAAAATTATATTCGAGGATTCTTGGGACGAATGTTGTTTTCTGGAGATGATGTTTTTAAAAAATGTAAGGTACTTTCTGGAGGCGAGAAAGTTCGCTGTATGTTATCTAGAATGATGTTGACCAATGCAAATTTTTTAGTATTAGATGATCCTACCAATCACCTGGATATGGAATCTATTACTGCATTAAATAATGGTCTCATTGATTTCAAAGGGATGATGATGTTTTACTCTCACGATTACGAATTTAATAATACTACTGCGAATCGCATTATTGAATTAACACCAAAGGGTATTTTAGATAAGAATATGAGCTATGAAGAATATCTAGCAGATTCAAGGGTTAAGGAGCAGTTGAAGGAGTTGTACGGGTAG